Within Intestinibacillus sp. Marseille-P6563, the genomic segment CCAAATATTCGGTTTTGTCCAAATTGCTGTTACATAGCTGGGCATATTTCCGCTTATCCTTGACCAGGATGAATTTATCACGTGCCACCGGTATGTCGATCGCCACATCAAAACGTCCGAAATCCAGATACCGGCAGCCAGAAAGCAGCCACTCATAAACATACGTGAATTGTGCATCGTTCCCCACCTTTGCCGGATTAAACTCGACCTTTACCGTCTCGGTGAAGCTGTTTGGAGCCGTTCCGGTAACACCAAACCCCAAGTAATAACTATGGCCGGATTGCAATGCAATCGTGTAATTGTAATGCATAGAACCCGGAGACCGTCCAATCCACTGTTTGGCTATTTCTCCAGTGCTTGCAGACGAGCCATCACATAACACACCCAATATATGGGAAATCGTATCATATCGCACACGCATCACCACTGTTAGTTTATCAAGCAAATACATATAACAAATCAACTCCTATCCGTTGTTGGTAGCTTTTGGCACAAAGGTACATTTGTGACCATGTATGCCCCTATTTAGAAAGGGGGGCATCTCCCCTGCCCATCAGGGGAGATGAAACACCAACAACATATACCCTACCTACGGCAGCAAAAACGGATATTGCCGCACAGACGCCCAGCGCCTTGCCCACACCCTAAAGGGTATGGACAAGCCCCAGGACGCAAGTGGACAAATCCGCCCCCGCTGCCTGCTGCGGTAGTGGGAGGACACCCGGCAGCGCGCCAACGCTGCCCGGTTTCCCCCCAAAGGCTGCCACGGTGCCAGACGCGGACTGCGGAGCCTTCCCCCCTTCCGTTCCTCTCGCGCGAGCGCGTTTTTTTATGTAGCTGCTGCCTGCGCTGCGCGCAGCCGAAAGCGCAGACCATACGGCGCAGCGGTCAGGACCCCCCGCCTGACGGCGGGTCCCCCCGACCGGCTGCGGCCGTGATGGGCTGCGTGCCCGGTGCCGCGAACATGGCATAGCTGTCATAAAGCTTCGCCCTGCTGCGGCGGTACGGGATGATCTGAGAGCCGAGCCGCAGCCGCTGCCCGTACCACCGCTGCACACAGAGAAAGGCCGTAAGCGGTAACAGGCCAAACGCATTATTGATTTTCAGGTGGGAATACTCATACTCGACACAGCAGCGGATTTGCCGGTCTAGCATCCGGTCAAACTGTGCAATGAGAATGATGTTATAGCCCAGCTTGCGATGCTGGCTGAAAAAGTGCACCCAGCGCATACGCTCCTGCCCAGATTGCCAATCACGTGAGTTAAAAAGGCCACCGCACTCATCCAACACCAAGAGCGTCTGCCCTTCCATGCCCACTACATGGTTCTCGACCGCATATTGCACCAGCCGGTCAACGCTGACCTCTGAATTATCCCAGTAATCGAAGCGGCCACGAAGCCGCCGAATATTTTCAGTGACTACCGGGAAATTTGCTATCACTCCATTGCGCGTCCTGCGCCGCAGCTTGTCCACAATATCGCAAAGGGCATGATAACTTTTCCCGCTGCCGGGTGTACCCGAATATAGAAAAATCATAGCAATACCTCATTCAATGGCTTTTATCCAACGTGCTACCACGGAAAGCGCATAAAAGACCGCCACAGCCACAAGCCACGCTTCCAGAATCGCGCCAACTTCATACAGCGGCAGGAAATAGTTGATTTGTGCCAGCAAATTAGTGAACGCATTATCAGTTTCCAGAAACGCCTGAAACGGCGATGGCGGGAAAATAGCACAAATGCTATTGAGTACCACCACAATAGCATCCAACAAGAACTGAACAAACGATGCAAGAGCCTTAAACACACTGCTGCCCCCTTACCATTTCATAACGTCTCTGGTACGTAGTATGAGCACATACACGAACCAGACCACGACCACATAGCGGAAAAACGTGATAGGCACGGTATATGGCGATAGATCTACCGTATGATGTACCGAAAAATAGGCCGTGTCCAAATCGATTGAAAATCTATAATCAGCAGCAGAAGCCGCAAAAAGCATGATAGCGTCCCGCAAATCAAACGGAATGCAGAACGGAAACCGGTCTACAAGAATGAGATTCTTGAATCCATCAAAATCCAGTTTGAAATCTGAGGGGGAATCAAAGAAATTCCGGATAGCGTCCCAAATATCGCCCAAGATATCTAATATGCCGCTTCCAGTCCCCTCCCCTTCTCCTACTGCCGTGCCGGTTGAAGCATCAACCAGGGTATCATAGGGCACATCCACCAGATCGCCGGTCGCGGTCTTTGGGATATCCAAGACAAAATCATCTGGATTCAGTGACAGATCAGGCCAGATAACAACGTCTTTACCTTCCTCATCCGTCTGCACTTCGGGGATGTCCGGGACATAGATCATGGTATCTTCGCCCGGATACGTCAAATCAGGAGCAAGAGACGGAGCGCCAGTCCCAAAAACAACATAGCAAGGAGCCTCAAGGAAATAAGCATAGTTACCACCAAAGGACAAAGCCGTATCATTGGAATTACCAACATTAAGCCAAAAAAAAGGCCGGATAGAATTAGACGGAGAAAACCAAATCCGTCCAAAGACATCACCGTTAAAAAAACTATGATACTCCTCGTCGTCAAGGACATAAGTATAATAATCGCCAACATCAATATATGGTGTAAGGATATAAGCATCGCTCAATAGATTACCATCTGCATCATATTGCTGGATAGATGTAATCCAAGATGTATAAAAATCAATATTATCAGCCCAATTATCAAAAGCATCACCATCTGCAAAATATATAGGCTCCCCAAAAGCGATATCGCCACCAACAGAAGAACCCACAAATGATTGATATGCATCATTGATAGCATCCCAAATAGACTGCGAAATCCGGACAGCACCATCACCAACCGTATTGGCAACATCAATTTGCAATGCAACTATCTGCTGCAATTTATCCGCAACCCCAGACGCCTGCTGCCCAAGCCAGTACCAAACTTTCGCTGCTGCATCACGTGCGGTATCCGTCGTGGCGAACGATGCACCGCCAGCAATCAGCAGCGCGGCCACAAGTTCTTTAGCGCCATATGCAATGACCGGGGCCAGAGCCGCCGCCTGCATAATCGGCACAACCGACACCAGCGCCAGAATCAGAAACATCATCAACAGCGCCAGCACCCGGAAGAGCAGCCGCCGACGAAAATACAAAGTCATAAAATCACCCCTTTGCAGGAATCAAAAATAGAATTGCATAAAACACACAGCAGCGCGCCCGATCGGCACCCGCTGCAACGTAAATCACGCAATAAAAAATGCCGCAACCTGCAAAATGCAAATTGCGGCATCGCGGCATCACTTCGCCATGGACTTGAACTTACTCCAGAGCACCTTAGCACCCCAAAATGTGATACCAAGGCCAACCGCAGCAGCAATGATCACAGCAGCATCGCCACCCACAGACGTTACAGCTTCCTGAATAGCCGTAACAACAGCCGAAGTACCTTCTGCTTCTACAGTCGCAACAACAGCCGAAGCACCTTCTGCTTCCATAATGGAACCCTCCTTTTATACTACATTTTTTATAAATGCTAACGCCAAAACGGCGAAATAGCCCAAAATCATGCAGACACAAAGGCCAGCTAAAACGGGATAAAACGTACCATTAAAGGCAGAAATGAGAAGAGCAGTATCAACCACGATGACACCACCCCAACAACGCACGGGCAAAGCCACACGCCAGAATGACAGCGATACAAATCACAATCAGCAGATTTGTTTGCGATATGGCATCTGCTACAATCGCAATATCATCTGTCCCAAGTAAAACGCCACTCTCAACTTCTGACATTGTCTCCGATTGGAAAATATCAACCTCTGCCCCATCCGTCGCCTGATCAGAAGGTGGAGAAGATGATGACGACCCCACAGCCGTTACAATGTCATTATCATTCATCGTTTAGCACCCCCTCCAAATGGGGCAAACGGCTGTACGTACTTGGCAGAGATAAGGCGCAGCGTCGGACGCCCGCGGGAACCGGCACTCATTTTGAACTCGGCATCGTACAGAGCCGGAAGGTTCGCGAACTTATCCCAATCCGAGTAGTCCATAATGGCCGAAAGCACTTCCACGCCGCTTTCATTCTGCCGAAGTTCGCCGCTCCATTCTTCAATGTAGGTAATCTTCACACCGGCTACCACT encodes:
- a CDS encoding zonular occludens toxin domain-containing protein, which translates into the protein MIFLYSGTPGSGKSYHALCDIVDKLRRRTRNGVIANFPVVTENIRRLRGRFDYWDNSEVSVDRLVQYAVENHVVGMEGQTLLVLDECGGLFNSRDWQSGQERMRWVHFFSQHRKLGYNIILIAQFDRMLDRQIRCCVEYEYSHLKINNAFGLLPLTAFLCVQRWYGQRLRLGSQIIPYRRSRAKLYDSYAMFAAPGTQPITAAAGRGDPPSGGGS